AAGAGTGTTGTTCCCACAAAAACACTCCTTTCATATCCTAATTTCGTTACTTGTCCATGGAGAAGCTTCCCATGAAAAGACCATTCAGGTTCCGCTGTCGCAGATATAGCAGCAGAGAAAGTATATTCATCCGGACGAGGCATGGACATCCTCTGTAACCTTCTATACATTAAAATCGCTTGCTCTCCAAAGCCGTTCTCTGAGCACCCTGAAATAATCGAGTTCCATGAAACCAAATTTGGTTTACGAATCCTCTCAAAGACATAGAATGCTTCTTTTATGTCTCCACAACTGCAGTACATGTCAAGAAGAGCATTTTCAACAGGTAAATCAGCTAAATGATCGGAGACTATTATTATCCGGGCATGGATTAGCTTCCCCAGTGAATAGCTTCCCAGTTTACTACAAGCATTCAGCACCATCGAATACGTGAACTGCGTTGGATCAACACCAGACATCAACATGTTTCCAAAGAGCATAAGCCCATCTTCTATCTTATCATTTCTCAAACTCCCAACTATGATTGTGTTCCAGGCCACCGCATCTCCATCATTTACACACTCAAACATTCTCCTCGCAGATTCTAAGTCCCCACAACTAGAGTACATCCCCAAAACCGATGTCTGGACAACCACATTATCTAAATATCCAAGCTTTATAATCTGAGAATGTAGTGATGATCCCATTAAAACATCTTGAAGCACAGTACATACTTGCACTAAACTAGTGAAAGTCGAACTATTAGGCTTCAAGGAATCAGATGCCATATGGGTTATCAAACTAAATGCATAACTTGCATAATCTGAGTTACGGGAATACGCTGAGTAAAGCGCATTATAAGAAACCACGTTTCTCTGAGGCATTTTGTCGAGCACTTTCCGTGCTTGTTCTAGATAACCACACCTAACGTACATCGAAATGAGGTTGTTGTTAGCGAACGGAGACTCGGAATCTGCGCCGGCGCCGGCGGTGATGACGAGAGCGTGGAGCTGACGCGCCCGTTTTAGTGCCGTAAACGATACGCATTTCCGTGTAAGTTCAACTACGGAGGAGGCTACTTCGTTCAATGGCATAAAAAATGCTAACAGAAGGCTTCAAAGTTTGGGGAACGCAGAGGAACCTAAAACGCCGCGTTTTAATAAAATCTCTGTTACTTTTGAAAACGGTGCGTTTTTTTCTGGTCTctccttacaaaaaaaaagaacagaaattTATTAGATGTACCATGAACAGTGTCTAAACTTGTGAAAGATGctatttttgcaaaattcttTTCCCGAGTGCCACAACCTCAATTTGAAATTACCAAATTATCCTCTCTCTCCCACCTTCTCAATTACAAAAACCTAATCTTAtcccacttttttttattttttcttttcattttattcccTATTTGTAACCTTATAATAAAGAAGTTGAAGATTTGACGAAAGCGCcagagaaatcaagaaaaaccTCCAAAGATTGGTTTCTGCAGCAACAAGGCCATCAAAGGAGATGTTGACAAACTCTTAGAACTCACGATGAGATCTGATGCAACGTTGAACACATGCTGCTAGGTTGGAACTTCGAAGGACCAGATCCAACGCCTAGCCAGGTTTGTCCACCACAAACTTGTCCTTCAACCTATTTAGTGGACCAGACCCGTTTTTCTGACGGACAAAACTTGTCCTTATATTAGACCAGATCCGCTTTTGCTGACGTATGAAGTTTATTGCAATTGGTAGTTTGACATTGGAGAATTCACGAAGGATAACAATATGATTGACAAAAGAAGGTATCTTTATGGActagtttttatctttttgatccAAAGTATGCTTACTTTTATCTATCCAACGATGTTATCTATTAAGTTCCTGAcagaccaatttttttttagtaaataacaTTAAGTCCATCATACTAACATATTTGTTGTCTATCATACAAGTCTAAAAATGTTCAGGATGACACTGGTGAACTCCTGAAGGACAACAATGTTACTACACAAAAAAGGTACGTCTCTTTGGACAAGTCTTATATTTGGTTTAATCCACTGCATTTTCATTTCTGGACCATAATACACTTGCTTTTTTTTCTATCCAATCATGTTGTCTGTTAAGTTCCTGGTGGACCACTTTTTAGTTTAGAACATTAAGTCCATCACACTAACATGTATGTTATCTATCTAAGACGTTCATATTGACATTTGAGAACTCCCGGAGGACAACAATGTTACTACACATTGAAGGTATGCTTCTATGGACCAgctttatctttgttttgtcCACTAGATTTTCATTTATGGAccacttaatttttttgtctatcCAACCATGTTGTCTATTAAGTTCCTGAtgaaccaaattttattttaatatcttaaGTCCATCAAACTCACATGTGTTTTGTCCATCGCACAAGTCCGAAGACGTTCAACCTAACATTGGTGAACTCTCGGAGGACAACAATGATACACAGAGAAGGTATGTCTCTGTTGGTGGACCACAGTAGGCTTACTATTATCTTTCCAACTCATCTTGTCTATTAACTTCTAGATGAccaatttatttaaaaaaatattaagtccATCAAACTAACATGTTTGTTGTCTATTGCGCAGACTTGAAATTGATGAATTCTCGGAAGACAACTATATTACTGATCTGGAGAACTCCACCAACTTTAGTCTCTTTtatatctacatatataaataatgataattaaagaaagaattaTTTGCccaaaaattaatgatttttttttataatgagtATTATAGTATTTTGATCGTATGAAGTAAAAACACGAAATGGcataattgaaaagaaaataacaaaagtgGCATTTCTGCAACTTTAACTCTCAGAAGGGCACTTCTaacaaaattcccaaaaaaataaagggtTTATTGCCggcggcgagagagagagaacagtcGCCGGAGAATATGGTTACCGGGAAGATAGCAACTCGTCTTCATCTCTTGATCGATCGTTGTGTTCGAGGATACGCCGTGAGTAATAATTCTCCAACTCTTTGTATTCCGTTTCGTTGTGAGTTAGCgtaatttaaattgtttatgttgtttttgtatAAACGTCATGtaggaaagagaagagatgagtTCGCCGACGAAGGAAGCGGAGAAatatttgcttctttctctATCTCAGGTACATCTTTGTTGATGCATTGTTTATGGTCTTTGTGTGTTAATCTTCGAAGCTCCGGTTCTCTAATGAACGGAGTTGGTTTCCTAGGTGTTGAGAGAGATTCAGTCTTGGATTAGCGAAATTGCAAGTGATTCGATGGTGGTGAGTTCACTTCTTTTATAATTCtcctgtgtgtgtgtgtttgattcTAAGGTTGGTTGATGATTAGTTAAGTTCAACAGGAAGAGGGAGAGGAGACTGTTGATCATGAGGATGAAACTGATGCTGCTTTTTGCTTGGAAAGAGTTGTGGCTGATCTTGTAAGTTCCTCATTATTAGTTCTCTAAGGGAGAGTTCCCAAGTAGAGAAAAATTGTACCTTTGATGGTTTAGCCGTTTAGGGGTTGTCTATGATTTGGAGTTATCCTTTAGCTTGATTTGGTTTCTCTGGGGTTTTCTGGCAGGTTGGTTTGTTGGGTATGAAGAATGTGCATGTTAAACATTTGGCTGGCAACattcttgtggaagtttccgaGTGTCTTGTTGAATCTGTATGCCTCTGTCTCACTTGAGATTTTAGAAATGTTGTATCTTTCAAAACTCATACCTACTTATTTGTTTTCCTAGGGAAGTCAATGGGATGATTTCATTCGTTTGCTTTGTGAATGTTTGTGCTTAGCAGTTATCTACAGTTGCCCAATCCCTGCTGTTTCTTCATCAACTGGATTTGGAAGTCCGGATCTACATTTCTTGGGTTCTGATGTTCTTAAATGTAAGCTGGAAAAGGCTAACTGGTACATGGTGTCTGATATTTTTCGAGTTCTTCGTAATATATTGAAGCGATTGAGCCAAGAAGAAAATGAGGATCTTCTTGATGTATACTTGGAATCTGTCAACTCTACACTTGCAGAAGTTCCTTGGTGCCGAGTGGACGCTATTTTCTCTCATCAGCATCGTAGTGGAACTTTTGGAAGCACTAAAAACTGTGAGGAAGCAACAGTATTTCTTGGGAGCTTTGTTCAGTTTCTCTGTTCCGT
The Camelina sativa cultivar DH55 chromosome 6, Cs, whole genome shotgun sequence genome window above contains:
- the LOC104699041 gene encoding pentatricopeptide repeat-containing protein At3g50420; the encoded protein is MCSTLHQISSLLLAFFMPLNEVASSVVELTRKCVSFTALKRARQLHALVITAGAGADSESPFANNNLISMYVRCGYLEQARKVLDKMPQRNVVSYNALYSAYSRNSDYASYAFSLITHMASDSLKPNSSTFTSLVQVCTVLQDVLMGSSLHSQIIKLGYLDNVVVQTSVLGMYSSCGDLESARRMFECVNDGDAVAWNTIIVGSLRNDKIEDGLMLFGNMLMSGVDPTQFTYSMVLNACSKLGSYSLGKLIHARIIIVSDHLADLPVENALLDMYCSCGDIKEAFYVFERIRKPNLVSWNSIISGCSENGFGEQAILMYRRLQRMSMPRPDEYTFSAAISATAEPEWSFHGKLLHGQVTKLGYERSVFVGTTLLSMYFKNGEADSAQKVFGVIAERDVVLWTEMIVGHSRLGNGEYAVQLFIEMYREKNTTDGFSLSSVLGACSDMAMLRQGEVFQSLAIKTGLDSVMSVCGALVDMYGKNGKYEIAESVFSLVSNPDLKCWNSMLGAYSHHGMVEKALSFFEQILVNGFRPDAITYLSLLAACSHRGSTQEGKFLWNQMKGSGIKAGLKHYSCMVSLVSKAGLLDEALELIEQSPPENNQAELWRTLLSACVNTRNLQMGLYAAEQILKLDPEDTATHILLSNLYAVNGRWEDVAEMRRKIRGLASAKDPGLSWIEVNNNNTQVFSSGDQSNTEISQA